Proteins found in one Drosophila busckii strain San Diego stock center, stock number 13000-0081.31 unplaced genomic scaffold, ASM1175060v1 hic_scaffold_29, whole genome shotgun sequence genomic segment:
- the LOC108599673 gene encoding sorting nexin-29 has product MHENLKVLPEPTRAALSGSTFGQRREDIFRRLQRSAQQTSESYSGKRELATEKDDTVLELCEALEETLGYGLRQTVNVTLTAASIFQNMHEIVTGAAGGGSSNSNETTFWDFCQTQLTPHERRRYEDLKQIWTKHGRGRAFIRATLNEKRLHSHLLTWLSDEAQIQRFYTPWSLLLNEEAAKKLPEILDSLSDVLFALSVENVELNAPRRVAATTAAIVKEEPIIYTPQPVAVRKPGRNSAAVERPIVCATSTEDLLGALTPREVLEVQQIVSNDAVAQELQIPVTAIYNTPCDPIEPELEFLKKPLPDVPESSAVQELDAEQELFEDRSDTSSQWSKSSSSANGVGGVQQTAALEEQVNELNERCALLETRVAELSLQNRQLIRRLTKQFNETGIDPTSSFCSNFLITIPQVKLVKTNSSSYYVYEIHITMRQRLEHWTLYRRYSEFNKLHKSLLRTHPNISTVGFPPKKHFGNMNLHFVEERRQQLQIYLLNIVESLPQVEACMSKADLQKVFPFFRGR; this is encoded by the coding sequence ATGCACGAGAATTTGAAGGTGCTGCCAGAACCAACACGTGCAGCCTTGAGTGGCAGCACCTTTGGCCAACGGAGGGAGGACATTTTTCGACGACTGCAAAGAAGTGCGCAACAAACAAGTGAGAGCTACAGTGGAAAACGCGAGCTGGCGACGGAGAAAGATGACACAGTGCTGGAATTGTGCGAGGCTCTAGAAGAAACGCTTGGCTATGGCTTGAGGCAAACCGTAAATGTGACTTTAACGGCAGCGAGCATTTTTCAAAACATGCATGAGATCGTAACAGGTGCCGCGggtggtggcagcagcaacagcaatgagaCTACATTTTGGGATTTTTGCCAAACACAACTAACACCACATGAACGACGACGTTACGAGGATCTTAAACAGATTTGGACCAAACATGGACGCGGACGCGCGTTTATACGTGCCACACTCAATGAGAAGCGTCTACACAGTCACCTGTTGACTTGGCTAAGTGACGAGGCTCAGATTCAACGTTTCTATACACCCTGGTCACTACTGCTTAATGAGGAGGCTGCCAAGAAACTTCCAGAGATACTAGATAGTCTTAGTGATGTGCTTTTTGCGCTAAGCGTCGAAAATGTTGAGCTCAATGCTCCTCGACGTGTTGCCGCAACTACAGCTGCTATTGTCAAAGAAGAGCCCATTATATATACGCCGCAGCCTGTGGCTGTACGTAAGCCGGGGCGCAACTCAGCTGCAGTAGAGCGACCTATAGTGTGTGCTACTTCTACAGAAGATTTGCTGGGCGCGCTGACTCCGCGTGAAGTGTTGGAGGTGCAACAGATTGTCTCCAATGATGCAGTTGCACAGGAGTTACAAATACCAGTGACTGCCATTTATAATACACCCTGTGATCCCATTGAACCTGAGCTAGAGTTTTTGAAGAAACCCTTGCCTGATGTGCCAGAGAGCAGCGCAGTGCAAGAGCTTGATGCGGAACAAGAACTTTTTGAAGATCGCAGTGATACTTCCTCACAATGGAGCAAATCGTCTTCCTCCGCCAATGGGGTAGGTGGTGTACAGCAGACGGCAGCATTGGAGGAGCAAGTTAATGAACTGAACGAACGTTGTGCTTTGTTGGAAACACGCGTTGCTGAGCTAAGCCTGCAGAATCGTCAGCTCATACGTCGCCTAACCAAACAGTTCAACGAGACTGGAATTGATCCAACTTCCTCATTTTGCTCCAACTTTCTCATAACCATTCCTCAAGTGAAACTTGTCAAGACAAACTCAAGCTCCTATTATGTCTATGAGATACATATAACCATGCGCCAGCGCCTGGAGCACTGGACACTCTATCGACGCTACAGTGAATTCAACAAGCTGCATAAATCGTTGCTACGCACGCATCCGAACATCAGCACTGTGGGCTTTCCACCCAAGAAGCACTTTGGCAATATGAATCTACACTTTGTTGAAGAGCGTCGTCAGCAATTGCAAATCTATTTACTAAATATTGTAGAAAGCTTGCCTCAAGTGGAGGCGTGCATGTCCAAGGCAGATCTTCAGAAAGTCTTTCCATTCTTTCGTGGGCGTTAA